The genomic DNA TTGATATTTTCTTTATGCTCAGACATAAATAAACATCCTTGATAGCCACCTCTTCCCATGTTCAAAAAGAAATACTTTTTTATGAAATCTTCAAGCATAACTTGAGAgtcatcatcaatgtcatgCAATTCTTTGTCTTGTACACTCCTGCAGTCAAGTTAGGCAAAAGTTTCATTTATTCATTTTTTGTTCCAGCTGGTTGAGCACTTTTTCCAATCTCTGGTGAATACATCTGGGATGACTCTTCACATCCGTCAGGTACATATTGCTGTATGCTCATTTCCCAAATTAAATTCTCTTCAAAACAGCTGGATCAGTGGTATATTTTCAGTCGTGAGCAATTAAGAGCATCATAGGTTGTATAGTTGATTTTTCCTTGTTAATTAACCTAATTGGCATGACCCTACTCCTCGATTGCCTGATCCTgctccatttttttcttttgaagctTGCTGGGAAAAACTCACACCATATTATCGAGGCATGTTTCAAAGCATTTGCTAGGGCCCTTCGACAAGCAACGGAATATGACTTGCGCCGTCAAGGCACTGTACCCAGGTTTGTCTTCACTTGATGCAAAGTTTGTTCAGAATGCTCCCATCTGTTGATATTGTAGCAATTTTGAACCACGCCCATCTTCATATGTGGTTTGACTTTGTACTGTTGCTTGGTATCTGACATTGGTAGAGGATACCTGGGGCAAAAAGTTAACAAACATATGCTCTGTCCTTGTATTCGTACTGAACCATTTACATCCCTGATGTTATCTTTCTTGCTTCTCTAAATGGCAGCTCCAAAGGTGTTTTGTCAAGATCATAGCATTGCAAGTTCGAAGGAGTGGGTAGAGGAAACAAACGGAGCAGGAAGCTATATACAGCTTGGTTAGTGCTACTTACATTGGGAGTCTGCATTGCCTTCGACAACAAAGCATGGAATCCTTGCTAATGGGATTATCAAAAATCGAATGTACCACTACCGAGTACTGGGCTTATAACAGTGGTGTACTGATATAATGCATCGGGTTGCTACTGCAATTTTCTCTGCTCTCTGGAGCTGCGACATTTCTGAAGATTGGAAATGTGTAGAGTGTAGACAATAAGCTGTGGTTCTGAAAGCAACGCCAGGCCAGTCGTGAATAATGCTGCGCCTTGTATAAACTTTACAGTGTGGATCCTGAATTCATCCCCATTTGTCGCATATGTAATGTTTGGCCGGGAGTAAATTTGTTTCTGTGCGTCCATTTTCTGTCAAAATAAGAACGACCCTCCAGTTAACCTGACGCTGCTACTGGAGTACTGGACACACGGTCTCGGAGAACCCCATCTCCGGTTCGAGGTCGATCCTTCCTCTCGTAGCATATAGGCGCGCGCAACAAGCAAAGGTAGTGTACGCAGAAGATGAGACACTGAAACTTTTAGTTTATTTCGTATGGAGGGAATGCAACAGTAAAGTTTGTGGTACAGTGGCGCGGTTTCGCCACAAATTATTCAACCAGATCGAGAGCTACTACTCCTCGATCAACACAAGCGCATTGCGCGCACATACTATAGCTTAGTACACACTACGTGTGTGGTCGGCCTATACTTGTATGACGGCCGGCCTGATCAGCATCTGCACTCATGCAGCGTGCTCTCGTCGGCCTTACGGGTACCCTGGCCCGCCGGGGTACCCGCCGCCGGTTCCGTTGCCGCCGGGGTAGCCACCGCCGGGatatccgccgccgcccggcatgccgccgccgccgccgaccgcggccgcgccgaACGCCTGCTGGACCCAGTCGACGGTGTCCTTCTCGAGCATGAACGCCTTGGCGAGGATCAAGTCCGAGATGGGCGGCTTGGACCCGAACACGGCGTTGGCGATGGTGATGGTCCCGGGGTTCTGGCTGCTCAGCGCCGCGATCGCCACGGCGGGGCTCTTGCCGTTGTTGAGCTGGAAGTGGATGAGCCCCTGCGGGAACACGAACACGTCCCCCTCCACCAGCTGCTTGGTGAAGAGCGTGTTGTTCAGCAGCTGGTTGGAGGTCACGAACCCCACGAGCAGGGTGCCCTGGATCACGGTCAGGATCTCGGAACCCCGCGGGTGCGTGTGCGGCGGGTTCTGCCCGCCGGGGACGAAGTCGATGCGCGCCAGCGAGATGCCCAGCGTGTTCAGACCCGGGAGCTtgtccaccgccaccgccgcaacCCCCGATCCCTGCGCGTTAGGGGTCTGGGGCattatgtggaagaagaagtcgttCGCCGTCACCACCTTTGCGTTCTTGCACACCACCCCATTCACCAACACTGCGCACACGTGTATTGCCACGTCCACAGAGCATGCATGTTAGCAACGTCACCGTATCACACAATTCACAAATGCATCTTCAAGAGTACGTTAGTTAATTGTGAAGGATGCAATACAGTGTACATGTATGGAAAC from Setaria italica strain Yugu1 chromosome VII, Setaria_italica_v2.0, whole genome shotgun sequence includes the following:
- the LOC101756827 gene encoding germin-like protein 4-1; the encoded protein is MASRAFAALLTVVAFVGFASVPRALATDPTQLQDFCVADNNNQVLVNGVVCKNAKVVTANDFFFHIMPQTPNAQGSGVAAVAVDKLPGLNTLGISLARIDFVPGGQNPPHTHPRGSEILTVIQGTLLVGFVTSNQLLNNTLFTKQLVEGDVFVFPQGLIHFQLNNGKSPAVAIAALSSQNPGTITIANAVFGSKPPISDLILAKAFMLEKDTVDWVQQAFGAAAVGGGGGMPGGGGYPGGGYPGGNGTGGGYPGGPGYP